A stretch of the Rosa rugosa chromosome 5, drRosRugo1.1, whole genome shotgun sequence genome encodes the following:
- the LOC133709627 gene encoding pre-mRNA-processing protein 40C isoform X3 produces the protein MASPAWLPQDVQPSVSQAPVSGSPAGAPSTPTAAPLASSAGTPSFSYSVPPNANIAFGTSQQPSTSPGTKFNLSASPMVIQPPVPGLSSAASPSFSYNIPKSNYPFPNNQLFQSGMQNVSPAIAQETGNASLSSTSSHSGYLAASTSSSSTMALSSAPNVGPTTSWVPTTPSFNMTHGMPGTPGPSGTAHSLQMSFNLTARSAPVDSSSIALRPSLQTPSAGSSAVQPQAGVPYPSLPAMAANPHGVWLQSPQMEGVPRSPFQAYPAAFPGPFPLPTRVMPPPSVLIPDSQPPGVTPVGNTVATSLSSSSRHQLAPSSWMQTELPHPDDRKHALEAGNQHIAAVNQQLDAWTAHKAETGVVYYYNAVTGESTYEKPPGFKEEPDKVSVQPVPVSTVNLSGTDWVLVTTSDGKKFYHNSKTKVSSWQIPNEVIEMRKKQDGDTPKEHPESVPNNSQMVEKESAPISLSAPAISTGGREAMAYKASTLQGSSSALDLIKKKLQDSGAPVTSSPVSGPSELNGSRGVESTPKGQQSENSKDKLNDTNGDGNMSDSSSDSEDADSGPTKEEGIIQFKEMLKERGVAPFSKWEKELPKIVFDPRFKAIPSYSRRALFEHYVKTRAEEERKEKRAAQKAAIEAFKQLLDEAVEDIDDTTDYHSFRKKWGNDPRFENLDRKDREHLLNERVLPLKKAAEEKAEAVRAAAATSFKCMLQEKGDITVNSRWSRVKDSLRNDPRYRSVKHEDREVLFNKYISDLKAVEEEAEREAKAKRDEQDKLRERERELRKRKEREEQETERVRLKVRRKEAVSSFQALLVETIKDPQASWTESKPKLEKDPQRRAANPDLNSSDMEKLFRDHIKMLHERCAHEFRALLAEVLTTEAASQETEDGKTVLNSWSTAKRFLKSDPRYNKMPRKDREVVWHRYAEEMLRKQKSSLDHREDKKSDAKSRSSADAGRTTFGSRGAHDRR, from the exons ATGGCATCGCCAGCCTGGTTACCGCAGGATGTGCAGCCATCTGTATCTCAAGCCCCAGTTTCTGGTTCACCAGCAGGGGCTCCTTCAACTCCGACTGCAGCTCCACTTGCTTCAAGTGCGGGCACACCGTCATTCTCGTACAGTGTGCCTCCAAATGCAAATATCGCTTTTGGAACCTCTCAACAGCCATCAACTAGTCCT GGGACTAAGTTTAATCTCTCAGCATCTCCAATGGTTATTCAACCCCCAGTTCCTGGCTTGTCATCTGCTGCCAGTCCCTCTTTCTCATACAacattccaaaatctaattaTCCCTTCCCTAATAATCAGCTGTTTCAATCTGGCATG CAGAATGTCTCACCTGCTATTGCACAAGAAACTGGGAATGCCTCATTGTCATCAACTAGCTCTCATTCTGGTTACTTGGCTGCTTCTACTTCTTCAAGTTCCACAATGGCTCTATCATCAGCTCCTAATGTGGGACCAACAACTTCATGGGTTCCCACGACCCCATCATTTAATATGACTCATGGAATGCCTGGAACTCCTGGTCCCTCTGGAACAGCCCACTCACTGCAAATGTCCTTTAATCTGACTGCACGATCTGCACCTGTTGATTCTTCTTCTATAGCCCTTAGACCTAGCTTGCAAACACCTTCTGCTGGATCATCTGCAGTTCAGCCACAAGCAGGTGTTCCCTACCCATCTTTACCTGCTATGGCTGCTAACCCCCACGGAGTCTGGTTGCAGTCCCCACAGATGGAAGGCGTACCTAGGTCTCCATTTCAGGCATATCCTGCTGCTTTTCCCGGTCCCTTTCCTTTGCCTACACGTGTTATGCCTCCCCCTTCTGTTCTTATACCTGATTCTCAGCCTCCTGGTGTCACTCCTGTGGGAAATACGGTAGCAACATCCTTGTCTTCCAGTTCTCGTCATCAACTTGCACCTTCTTCATGGATGCAGACAGAATTACCTCATCCTG ATGACAGGAAACATGCCCTTGAGGCAGGCAACCAACATATAGCTGCTGTCAATCAACAATTGGATGCTTGGACTGCCCACAAGGCAGAGACAGGAGTTGTATACTATTATAATGCTGTGACTGGTGAATCAACTTATGAGAAGCCTCCTGGATTTAAGGAGGAG CCTGATAAGGTCTCTGTGCAGCCAGTTCCAGTTTCAAC GGTGAATTTGTCCGGAACTGATTGGGTATTGGTTACAACAAGTGATGGGAAAAAGTTTTACCATAATAGCAAAACCAAG GTTAGCAGCTGGCAGATCCCAAATGAAGTGATAGAAATGAGAAAGAAGCAGGATGGTGACACGCCAAAAGAACATCCAGAGTCAGTGCCAAATAATAGTCAAATGGTTGAAAAGGAATCTGCTCCAATCAGTTTGAGTGCTCCGGCCATTAGCACGGGTGGTCGTGAAGCCATGGCTTACAAGGCCTCAACTCTGCAGGGATCATCATCTGCACTCGACCTGATTAAAAAGAAGTTGCAGGATTCTGGAGCTCCTGTTACTTCATCACCAGTTTCAGGACCTTCAGAGTTAAATGGCTCAAGAGGAGTTGAGAGTACACCTAAGGGCCAGCAGAGTGAGAATAGCAAGGATAAGCTAAATGACACTAATGGGGATGGTAACATGTCTGACTCCTCATCAGATTCAGAGGATGCAGATAGTGGGCCAACAAAAGAGGAGGGTATTATTCAATTCAAG GAGATGCTCAAAGAACGGGGAGTGGCACCATTTTCAAAGTGGGAGAAGGAACTGCCAAAGATAGTGTTTGATCCACGATTTAAG GCCATTCCAAGTTATTCAAGGAGAGCCTTGTTTGAGCACTATGTTAAGACACGTGCAGAGGAGGAACGCAAGGAGAAACGAGCAGCTCAGAAGGCTGCAATAGAGGCATTTAAGCAGTTACTTGATGAAGCAGTGGAG GATATTGATGATACCACTGATTACCACAGTTTCAGAAAGAAATGGGGCAATGATCCACGCTTTGAGAATTTGGACCGCAAGGATCGAGAACATTTGTTGAATGAAAG AGTCCTTCCATTGAAGAAGGCTGCTGAAGAAAAGGCTGAAGCAGTGCGTGCTGCTGCTGCAACTAGTTTTAAGTGCATGCTTCAAGAAAAAGGAGATATTACAGTTAATTCCCGTTGGTCCAGG GTGAAAGATAGTCTGCGGAATGACCCAAGGTACAGATCTGTTAAGCATGAGGATAGGGAAGTTTTATTCAACAAGTACATATCAGATCTCAAAGCCGTGGAAGAGGAAGCAGAACGAGAGGCAAAAGCCAAAAGGGATGAGCAG GATAAGTTAAGGGAAAGAGAGCGAGAACTACGCAAGCGGAAGGAAAGAGAAGAACAAGAAACAGAGAGGGTGCGATTGAAAGTTCGCAGGAAGGAGGCAGTGTCTTCTTTTCAAGCTTTACTTGTGGAAACAATTAAAGATCCTCAG GCATCTTGGACAGAATCTAAGCCCAAGTTGGAGAAGGACCCGCAAAGGCGTGCAGCCAACCCTGATTTAAATTCATCTGAcatggaaaagctcttccgcGACCACATAAAGATGCTGCATGAG CGATGTGCACATGAGTTTAGAGCCCTGTTGGCTGAAGTGTTGACTACAGAAGCAGCCTCCCAAGAGACAGAGGATGGAAAAACAGTTCTTAACTCATGGTCAACAGCTAAACGTTTTCTAAAGTCTGATCCCAGATATAACAAGATGCCACGAAAAGATAGGGAAGTCGTGTGGCACCGATATGCCGAGGAGATGCTGCGGAAGCAAAAGTCATCACTTGATCATAGGGAAGACAAGAAATCAGATGCTAAAAGCAGAAGCTCTGCCGATGCTGGAAGGACCACCTTCGGATCAAGGGGTGCCCATGACCGTAGGTGA
- the LOC133712374 gene encoding transcription initiation factor TFIID subunit 15, with protein MANYSGKGAPSNGSVYVCNLPEGTDENMLAEYFGTIGLLKKDKRTGGPKIWLYRDKVTDEPKGDATVTYEDPHAAFAAVEWFNDKEFHGNVIGVHIAESKRDDQTYNPGVDLSSTGGDPIYGGVEENAEDMNGGGGKGRGDVPGKAWQQDGDWTCPNTSCGNVNFAFRGVCNRCGSARPTGASGGGAGGGGRGRGRGVDSGGRGGPVGAPTGGLFGPNDWPCPMCGNINWAKRTKCNICNTNKPGHNEGGVRGGRGGGYKELDEEELEEIKRRRREAEEDDGEMYDEFGNLKKKFRAKTSQQAETGRALPGAGRAGWEVEEIGVVDRDGRERNRDRGRERDDRAGSKNRERDDRDRRRSRSRERDRGRDRPRDYDREKEYGRERDRDRDRDRGRHRY; from the exons ATGGCAAACTATTCAGGAAAAGGAGCCCCTTCGAATGGGTCTGTCTATGTTTGCAACTTGCCGGAGGGGACTGATGAGAATATGCTGGCCGAATATTTCGGTACCATCGGGTTGTTGAAG AAAGACAAGCGAACAGGTGGACCAAAAATTTGGTTGTACAGAGACAAAGTGACAGATGAACCAAAGGGAGATGCTACTGTGACATATGAGGATCCACATGCTGCGTTTGCAGCTGTTGAATGGTTTAACGACAAGGAGTTTCATGGTAATGTGATCGGGGTTCATATAGCAGAGTCGAAAAGAGATGACCAGACATATAACCCTGGGGTTGATCTAAGCTCTACTGGCGGTGATCCAATTTATGGCGGAGTAGAGGAAAATGCTGAGGACATGAATGGGGGTGGCGGTAAAGGCCGGGGTGATGTTCCTGGGAAAGCATGGCAACAAGATGGAGACTGGACGTGTCCGAATACAAG TTGTGGCAATGTCAACTTTGCATTCCGTGGTGTGTGCAATCGCTGTGGAAGTGCTCGACCAACTGGTGCTTCTGGGGGTGGGGCAGGGGGTGGTGGTCGTGGCAGGGGCCGCGGTGTTGACTCCGGGGGCCGTGGTGGTCCTGTTGGTGCTCCTACAGGGGGACTCTTTGGTCCAAACGATTGGCCTTGTCCAAT GTGTGGCAACATTAACTGGGCAAAGCGTACAAAATGCAATATATGCAACACAAATAAACCTGGGCACAATGAGGGTGGTGTAAG AGGAGGGCGTGGTGGTGGTTACAAAGAACTTGATGAAGAAGAACTGGAGGAAATCAAGCGACGTCGGCGAGAGGCCGAAGAA GATGATGGAGAGATGTATGATGAGTTTGGCAACCTGAAGAAAAAATTTCGAGCTAAAACATCACAGCAAGCTGAGACTGGACGGGCTCTTCCAGGTGCTGGGCGTGCTGGATGGGAGGTTGAGGAAATAG GTGTTGTTGATAGAGATGGCAGAGAAAGAAATAGAGATAGAGGAAGGGAACGTGATGATAGAGCAGGCAGCAAGAACAGGGAAAGAGATGATAGGGATAGGCGTCGCAGTCGGAGCAGAGAAAGGGATAGGGGGAGAGATCGACCTCGAGATTATGATCGGGAGAAAGAATATGGGCGGGAGAGGGACCGGGATAGGGATAGGGATCGGGGCAGGCACCGTTATTGA
- the LOC133709627 gene encoding pre-mRNA-processing protein 40C isoform X2, which yields MASPAWLPQDVQPSVSQAPVSGSPAGAPSTPTAAPLASSAGTPSFSYSVPPNANIAFGTSQQPSTSPGTKFNLSASPMVIQPPVPGLSSAASPSFSYNIPKSNYPFPNNQLFQSGMNVSPAIAQETGNASLSSTSSHSGYLAASTSSSSTMALSSAPNVGPTTSWVPTTPSFNMTHGMPGTPGPSGTAHSLQMSFNLTARSAPVDSSSIALRPSLQTPSAGSSAVQPQAGVPYPSLPAMAANPHGVWLQSPQMEGVPRSPFQAYPAAFPGPFPLPTRVMPPPSVLIPDSQPPGVTPVGNTVATSLSSSSRHQLAPSSWMQTELPHPGIDDRKHALEAGNQHIAAVNQQLDAWTAHKAETGVVYYYNAVTGESTYEKPPGFKEEPDKVSVQPVPVSTVNLSGTDWVLVTTSDGKKFYHNSKTKVSSWQIPNEVIEMRKKQDGDTPKEHPESVPNNSQMVEKESAPISLSAPAISTGGREAMAYKASTLQGSSSALDLIKKKLQDSGAPVTSSPVSGPSELNGSRGVESTPKGQQSENSKDKLNDTNGDGNMSDSSSDSEDADSGPTKEEGIIQFKEMLKERGVAPFSKWEKELPKIVFDPRFKAIPSYSRRALFEHYVKTRAEEERKEKRAAQKAAIEAFKQLLDEAVEDIDDTTDYHSFRKKWGNDPRFENLDRKDREHLLNERVLPLKKAAEEKAEAVRAAAATSFKCMLQEKGDITVNSRWSRVKDSLRNDPRYRSVKHEDREVLFNKYISDLKAVEEEAEREAKAKRDEQDKLRERERELRKRKEREEQETERVRLKVRRKEAVSSFQALLVETIKDPQASWTESKPKLEKDPQRRAANPDLNSSDMEKLFRDHIKMLHERCAHEFRALLAEVLTTEAASQETEDGKTVLNSWSTAKRFLKSDPRYNKMPRKDREVVWHRYAEEMLRKQKSSLDHREDKKSDAKSRSSADAGRTTFGSRGAHDRR from the exons ATGGCATCGCCAGCCTGGTTACCGCAGGATGTGCAGCCATCTGTATCTCAAGCCCCAGTTTCTGGTTCACCAGCAGGGGCTCCTTCAACTCCGACTGCAGCTCCACTTGCTTCAAGTGCGGGCACACCGTCATTCTCGTACAGTGTGCCTCCAAATGCAAATATCGCTTTTGGAACCTCTCAACAGCCATCAACTAGTCCT GGGACTAAGTTTAATCTCTCAGCATCTCCAATGGTTATTCAACCCCCAGTTCCTGGCTTGTCATCTGCTGCCAGTCCCTCTTTCTCATACAacattccaaaatctaattaTCCCTTCCCTAATAATCAGCTGTTTCAATCTGGCATG AATGTCTCACCTGCTATTGCACAAGAAACTGGGAATGCCTCATTGTCATCAACTAGCTCTCATTCTGGTTACTTGGCTGCTTCTACTTCTTCAAGTTCCACAATGGCTCTATCATCAGCTCCTAATGTGGGACCAACAACTTCATGGGTTCCCACGACCCCATCATTTAATATGACTCATGGAATGCCTGGAACTCCTGGTCCCTCTGGAACAGCCCACTCACTGCAAATGTCCTTTAATCTGACTGCACGATCTGCACCTGTTGATTCTTCTTCTATAGCCCTTAGACCTAGCTTGCAAACACCTTCTGCTGGATCATCTGCAGTTCAGCCACAAGCAGGTGTTCCCTACCCATCTTTACCTGCTATGGCTGCTAACCCCCACGGAGTCTGGTTGCAGTCCCCACAGATGGAAGGCGTACCTAGGTCTCCATTTCAGGCATATCCTGCTGCTTTTCCCGGTCCCTTTCCTTTGCCTACACGTGTTATGCCTCCCCCTTCTGTTCTTATACCTGATTCTCAGCCTCCTGGTGTCACTCCTGTGGGAAATACGGTAGCAACATCCTTGTCTTCCAGTTCTCGTCATCAACTTGCACCTTCTTCATGGATGCAGACAGAATTACCTCATCCTGGTATTG ATGACAGGAAACATGCCCTTGAGGCAGGCAACCAACATATAGCTGCTGTCAATCAACAATTGGATGCTTGGACTGCCCACAAGGCAGAGACAGGAGTTGTATACTATTATAATGCTGTGACTGGTGAATCAACTTATGAGAAGCCTCCTGGATTTAAGGAGGAG CCTGATAAGGTCTCTGTGCAGCCAGTTCCAGTTTCAAC GGTGAATTTGTCCGGAACTGATTGGGTATTGGTTACAACAAGTGATGGGAAAAAGTTTTACCATAATAGCAAAACCAAG GTTAGCAGCTGGCAGATCCCAAATGAAGTGATAGAAATGAGAAAGAAGCAGGATGGTGACACGCCAAAAGAACATCCAGAGTCAGTGCCAAATAATAGTCAAATGGTTGAAAAGGAATCTGCTCCAATCAGTTTGAGTGCTCCGGCCATTAGCACGGGTGGTCGTGAAGCCATGGCTTACAAGGCCTCAACTCTGCAGGGATCATCATCTGCACTCGACCTGATTAAAAAGAAGTTGCAGGATTCTGGAGCTCCTGTTACTTCATCACCAGTTTCAGGACCTTCAGAGTTAAATGGCTCAAGAGGAGTTGAGAGTACACCTAAGGGCCAGCAGAGTGAGAATAGCAAGGATAAGCTAAATGACACTAATGGGGATGGTAACATGTCTGACTCCTCATCAGATTCAGAGGATGCAGATAGTGGGCCAACAAAAGAGGAGGGTATTATTCAATTCAAG GAGATGCTCAAAGAACGGGGAGTGGCACCATTTTCAAAGTGGGAGAAGGAACTGCCAAAGATAGTGTTTGATCCACGATTTAAG GCCATTCCAAGTTATTCAAGGAGAGCCTTGTTTGAGCACTATGTTAAGACACGTGCAGAGGAGGAACGCAAGGAGAAACGAGCAGCTCAGAAGGCTGCAATAGAGGCATTTAAGCAGTTACTTGATGAAGCAGTGGAG GATATTGATGATACCACTGATTACCACAGTTTCAGAAAGAAATGGGGCAATGATCCACGCTTTGAGAATTTGGACCGCAAGGATCGAGAACATTTGTTGAATGAAAG AGTCCTTCCATTGAAGAAGGCTGCTGAAGAAAAGGCTGAAGCAGTGCGTGCTGCTGCTGCAACTAGTTTTAAGTGCATGCTTCAAGAAAAAGGAGATATTACAGTTAATTCCCGTTGGTCCAGG GTGAAAGATAGTCTGCGGAATGACCCAAGGTACAGATCTGTTAAGCATGAGGATAGGGAAGTTTTATTCAACAAGTACATATCAGATCTCAAAGCCGTGGAAGAGGAAGCAGAACGAGAGGCAAAAGCCAAAAGGGATGAGCAG GATAAGTTAAGGGAAAGAGAGCGAGAACTACGCAAGCGGAAGGAAAGAGAAGAACAAGAAACAGAGAGGGTGCGATTGAAAGTTCGCAGGAAGGAGGCAGTGTCTTCTTTTCAAGCTTTACTTGTGGAAACAATTAAAGATCCTCAG GCATCTTGGACAGAATCTAAGCCCAAGTTGGAGAAGGACCCGCAAAGGCGTGCAGCCAACCCTGATTTAAATTCATCTGAcatggaaaagctcttccgcGACCACATAAAGATGCTGCATGAG CGATGTGCACATGAGTTTAGAGCCCTGTTGGCTGAAGTGTTGACTACAGAAGCAGCCTCCCAAGAGACAGAGGATGGAAAAACAGTTCTTAACTCATGGTCAACAGCTAAACGTTTTCTAAAGTCTGATCCCAGATATAACAAGATGCCACGAAAAGATAGGGAAGTCGTGTGGCACCGATATGCCGAGGAGATGCTGCGGAAGCAAAAGTCATCACTTGATCATAGGGAAGACAAGAAATCAGATGCTAAAAGCAGAAGCTCTGCCGATGCTGGAAGGACCACCTTCGGATCAAGGGGTGCCCATGACCGTAGGTGA
- the LOC133709627 gene encoding pre-mRNA-processing protein 40C isoform X1 produces MASPAWLPQDVQPSVSQAPVSGSPAGAPSTPTAAPLASSAGTPSFSYSVPPNANIAFGTSQQPSTSPGTKFNLSASPMVIQPPVPGLSSAASPSFSYNIPKSNYPFPNNQLFQSGMQNVSPAIAQETGNASLSSTSSHSGYLAASTSSSSTMALSSAPNVGPTTSWVPTTPSFNMTHGMPGTPGPSGTAHSLQMSFNLTARSAPVDSSSIALRPSLQTPSAGSSAVQPQAGVPYPSLPAMAANPHGVWLQSPQMEGVPRSPFQAYPAAFPGPFPLPTRVMPPPSVLIPDSQPPGVTPVGNTVATSLSSSSRHQLAPSSWMQTELPHPGIDDRKHALEAGNQHIAAVNQQLDAWTAHKAETGVVYYYNAVTGESTYEKPPGFKEEPDKVSVQPVPVSTVNLSGTDWVLVTTSDGKKFYHNSKTKVSSWQIPNEVIEMRKKQDGDTPKEHPESVPNNSQMVEKESAPISLSAPAISTGGREAMAYKASTLQGSSSALDLIKKKLQDSGAPVTSSPVSGPSELNGSRGVESTPKGQQSENSKDKLNDTNGDGNMSDSSSDSEDADSGPTKEEGIIQFKEMLKERGVAPFSKWEKELPKIVFDPRFKAIPSYSRRALFEHYVKTRAEEERKEKRAAQKAAIEAFKQLLDEAVEDIDDTTDYHSFRKKWGNDPRFENLDRKDREHLLNERVLPLKKAAEEKAEAVRAAAATSFKCMLQEKGDITVNSRWSRVKDSLRNDPRYRSVKHEDREVLFNKYISDLKAVEEEAEREAKAKRDEQDKLRERERELRKRKEREEQETERVRLKVRRKEAVSSFQALLVETIKDPQASWTESKPKLEKDPQRRAANPDLNSSDMEKLFRDHIKMLHERCAHEFRALLAEVLTTEAASQETEDGKTVLNSWSTAKRFLKSDPRYNKMPRKDREVVWHRYAEEMLRKQKSSLDHREDKKSDAKSRSSADAGRTTFGSRGAHDRR; encoded by the exons ATGGCATCGCCAGCCTGGTTACCGCAGGATGTGCAGCCATCTGTATCTCAAGCCCCAGTTTCTGGTTCACCAGCAGGGGCTCCTTCAACTCCGACTGCAGCTCCACTTGCTTCAAGTGCGGGCACACCGTCATTCTCGTACAGTGTGCCTCCAAATGCAAATATCGCTTTTGGAACCTCTCAACAGCCATCAACTAGTCCT GGGACTAAGTTTAATCTCTCAGCATCTCCAATGGTTATTCAACCCCCAGTTCCTGGCTTGTCATCTGCTGCCAGTCCCTCTTTCTCATACAacattccaaaatctaattaTCCCTTCCCTAATAATCAGCTGTTTCAATCTGGCATG CAGAATGTCTCACCTGCTATTGCACAAGAAACTGGGAATGCCTCATTGTCATCAACTAGCTCTCATTCTGGTTACTTGGCTGCTTCTACTTCTTCAAGTTCCACAATGGCTCTATCATCAGCTCCTAATGTGGGACCAACAACTTCATGGGTTCCCACGACCCCATCATTTAATATGACTCATGGAATGCCTGGAACTCCTGGTCCCTCTGGAACAGCCCACTCACTGCAAATGTCCTTTAATCTGACTGCACGATCTGCACCTGTTGATTCTTCTTCTATAGCCCTTAGACCTAGCTTGCAAACACCTTCTGCTGGATCATCTGCAGTTCAGCCACAAGCAGGTGTTCCCTACCCATCTTTACCTGCTATGGCTGCTAACCCCCACGGAGTCTGGTTGCAGTCCCCACAGATGGAAGGCGTACCTAGGTCTCCATTTCAGGCATATCCTGCTGCTTTTCCCGGTCCCTTTCCTTTGCCTACACGTGTTATGCCTCCCCCTTCTGTTCTTATACCTGATTCTCAGCCTCCTGGTGTCACTCCTGTGGGAAATACGGTAGCAACATCCTTGTCTTCCAGTTCTCGTCATCAACTTGCACCTTCTTCATGGATGCAGACAGAATTACCTCATCCTGGTATTG ATGACAGGAAACATGCCCTTGAGGCAGGCAACCAACATATAGCTGCTGTCAATCAACAATTGGATGCTTGGACTGCCCACAAGGCAGAGACAGGAGTTGTATACTATTATAATGCTGTGACTGGTGAATCAACTTATGAGAAGCCTCCTGGATTTAAGGAGGAG CCTGATAAGGTCTCTGTGCAGCCAGTTCCAGTTTCAAC GGTGAATTTGTCCGGAACTGATTGGGTATTGGTTACAACAAGTGATGGGAAAAAGTTTTACCATAATAGCAAAACCAAG GTTAGCAGCTGGCAGATCCCAAATGAAGTGATAGAAATGAGAAAGAAGCAGGATGGTGACACGCCAAAAGAACATCCAGAGTCAGTGCCAAATAATAGTCAAATGGTTGAAAAGGAATCTGCTCCAATCAGTTTGAGTGCTCCGGCCATTAGCACGGGTGGTCGTGAAGCCATGGCTTACAAGGCCTCAACTCTGCAGGGATCATCATCTGCACTCGACCTGATTAAAAAGAAGTTGCAGGATTCTGGAGCTCCTGTTACTTCATCACCAGTTTCAGGACCTTCAGAGTTAAATGGCTCAAGAGGAGTTGAGAGTACACCTAAGGGCCAGCAGAGTGAGAATAGCAAGGATAAGCTAAATGACACTAATGGGGATGGTAACATGTCTGACTCCTCATCAGATTCAGAGGATGCAGATAGTGGGCCAACAAAAGAGGAGGGTATTATTCAATTCAAG GAGATGCTCAAAGAACGGGGAGTGGCACCATTTTCAAAGTGGGAGAAGGAACTGCCAAAGATAGTGTTTGATCCACGATTTAAG GCCATTCCAAGTTATTCAAGGAGAGCCTTGTTTGAGCACTATGTTAAGACACGTGCAGAGGAGGAACGCAAGGAGAAACGAGCAGCTCAGAAGGCTGCAATAGAGGCATTTAAGCAGTTACTTGATGAAGCAGTGGAG GATATTGATGATACCACTGATTACCACAGTTTCAGAAAGAAATGGGGCAATGATCCACGCTTTGAGAATTTGGACCGCAAGGATCGAGAACATTTGTTGAATGAAAG AGTCCTTCCATTGAAGAAGGCTGCTGAAGAAAAGGCTGAAGCAGTGCGTGCTGCTGCTGCAACTAGTTTTAAGTGCATGCTTCAAGAAAAAGGAGATATTACAGTTAATTCCCGTTGGTCCAGG GTGAAAGATAGTCTGCGGAATGACCCAAGGTACAGATCTGTTAAGCATGAGGATAGGGAAGTTTTATTCAACAAGTACATATCAGATCTCAAAGCCGTGGAAGAGGAAGCAGAACGAGAGGCAAAAGCCAAAAGGGATGAGCAG GATAAGTTAAGGGAAAGAGAGCGAGAACTACGCAAGCGGAAGGAAAGAGAAGAACAAGAAACAGAGAGGGTGCGATTGAAAGTTCGCAGGAAGGAGGCAGTGTCTTCTTTTCAAGCTTTACTTGTGGAAACAATTAAAGATCCTCAG GCATCTTGGACAGAATCTAAGCCCAAGTTGGAGAAGGACCCGCAAAGGCGTGCAGCCAACCCTGATTTAAATTCATCTGAcatggaaaagctcttccgcGACCACATAAAGATGCTGCATGAG CGATGTGCACATGAGTTTAGAGCCCTGTTGGCTGAAGTGTTGACTACAGAAGCAGCCTCCCAAGAGACAGAGGATGGAAAAACAGTTCTTAACTCATGGTCAACAGCTAAACGTTTTCTAAAGTCTGATCCCAGATATAACAAGATGCCACGAAAAGATAGGGAAGTCGTGTGGCACCGATATGCCGAGGAGATGCTGCGGAAGCAAAAGTCATCACTTGATCATAGGGAAGACAAGAAATCAGATGCTAAAAGCAGAAGCTCTGCCGATGCTGGAAGGACCACCTTCGGATCAAGGGGTGCCCATGACCGTAGGTGA